A genomic region of Halopelagius longus contains the following coding sequences:
- a CDS encoding GNAT family N-acetyltransferase, producing the protein MPALWRLTRNERARRVYDALKRVGVTGTRMYQYVADPRDDAGADDAVEGIEFAARGPADVGDEYEAFAELRDDETVLCALDGDEIVGYLFVSVDVTHRIHPLEETLTFDGGYVRRVFVRPSYRGRGIATALVSRARDAAADAGAEAVHALVALDNKPSQWVFEANGFERRFEHAYYRVGPLRRRRLEDIERT; encoded by the coding sequence ATGCCCGCGCTCTGGCGGTTGACGCGGAACGAACGCGCACGACGGGTGTACGATGCGCTGAAGCGGGTCGGAGTCACGGGGACGCGGATGTACCAGTACGTCGCCGACCCGCGGGACGACGCCGGGGCCGACGACGCCGTCGAGGGAATCGAGTTCGCGGCCCGCGGCCCGGCGGACGTCGGCGACGAGTACGAGGCGTTCGCGGAACTCCGCGACGACGAGACGGTCCTCTGTGCACTCGACGGCGACGAGATAGTCGGCTACCTGTTCGTCAGCGTGGACGTCACGCACCGCATCCACCCTCTCGAAGAGACGCTGACGTTCGACGGCGGGTACGTCAGGCGCGTGTTCGTCCGCCCCTCCTATCGGGGACGGGGAATCGCCACCGCCCTCGTCTCTCGGGCGCGCGACGCCGCCGCCGACGCCGGGGCCGAGGCGGTGCACGCCCTCGTCGCCCTCGACAACAAGCCCTCCCAGTGGGTGTTCGAGGCCAACGGCTTCGAACGTCGGTTCGAACACGCCTACTACCGCGTCGGCCCCCTTCGACGGCGACGCCTCGAAGATATTGAGCGCACGTAG
- a CDS encoding DUF5812 family protein — protein MTDEERVEGTFLVTAADDDSAVLKDVETGQVHTLSSNPGVERHDAVEGVVSPDPPMNVSYQLVEMRERRPLSLEVSDESPTAHARDIAADQPVGELTREERAGTGELHVITVPEETTDEAVSDVADDEEGTLSRAARLGVNRVEIRSEPGVVVVRYMP, from the coding sequence ATGACCGACGAAGAACGGGTCGAAGGCACGTTTCTCGTGACCGCCGCGGACGACGACTCGGCCGTGTTGAAAGACGTCGAGACGGGACAGGTCCACACCCTCTCGTCGAATCCCGGCGTCGAACGCCACGACGCCGTCGAGGGCGTCGTCTCCCCGGACCCGCCGATGAACGTCTCCTACCAACTCGTGGAGATGCGGGAGCGCAGACCGCTTTCGCTGGAGGTGTCGGACGAGTCGCCGACGGCCCACGCCCGTGACATCGCCGCCGACCAACCGGTGGGCGAACTGACGCGGGAGGAACGGGCGGGGACGGGCGAACTGCACGTCATCACCGTCCCCGAGGAGACGACGGACGAGGCGGTTTCGGACGTGGCCGACGACGAGGAGGGGACGCTCTCTCGGGCGGCGCGCCTCGGCGTGAACCGCGTGGAGATTCGTTCGGAACCGGGCGTCGTCGTCGTGCGGTACATGCCCTGA